From the Lathyrus oleraceus cultivar Zhongwan6 chromosome 4, CAAS_Psat_ZW6_1.0, whole genome shotgun sequence genome, one window contains:
- the LOC127076297 gene encoding uncharacterized protein LOC127076297 isoform X2 → MAIKFILFLTVGAIALLFLLSNSSQNNHHCLHLHSGWEEDDFNHTNKIVCVFPEIDVDPTDNYISVHELTQWKLQHHQTKQLHRSKRDMIFYDKNHDGFVSFAEFEHRLPTSQYTDGDSFGYDKRLLEEQHFNASDTDGDGRLNLAEFHDFLHPADSNNPKLQQWLCREEVWERDTDRDGKVSYIEFVNGLFLSIRSYDEESYGYSYHSDDSKKAYSEFMFSQLDKDGDRYLSAIELLPIIGKVHPSWRYYARKQAEYFVSQAQVGKYGRLNLNEMIENADILYAAIFRDEFF, encoded by the exons ATGGCCATAAAATTCATACTCTTTCTCACCGTCGGAGCAATTGCTTTGCTCTTTCTCCTCTCCAATTCCTCCCAGAACAACCACCACTGCCTCCACCTCCATTCCGGCTGGGAGGAGGATGACTTCAATCACACCAACAAAATCGTCTGCGTCTTCCCAGAAATCGACGTGGACCCCACTGATAACTACATCTCCGTCCACGAACTTACTCAGTGGAAGCTTCAACATCACCAAACTAAGCAATTGCATCGCAGCAAGAGGGACATGATCTTTTACGATAAGAATCACGACGGTTTTGTCTCCTTCGCCGAATTCGAGCACCGTCTTCCCACTTCACAATACACAG ATGGTGATTCTTTTGGTTATGATAAGAGACTGTTGGAAGAACAGCATTTTAATGCATCTGATACAGATGGAGATGGTCGTCTAAATTTAGCTGAATTCCATGA TTTTCTTCATCCGGCGGACAGCAACAACCCAAAGCTTCAACAATGGCTGTGCAGGGAGGAAGTCTG GGAACGTGATACCGACAGAGATGGGAAGGTCAGTTATATAGAATTTGTCAATGGGCTCTTTCTTTCCATAAGATCCTATGATGAAGAAAGTTACGGTTATTCATATCATTCTGATGATTCGAAGAAAGCTTATTCTGAATTTATGTTTTCTCAGCTAGACAAAGATGGTGATAG GTATTTGTCAGCTATTGAACTACTACCTATAATTGGGAAAGTCCATCCATCTTGGCGTTATTATGCAAGGAAACAGGCGGAATACTTTGTTTCACAG GCACAAGTTGGCAAATATGGGCGCCTTAATTTGAATGAGATGATTGAGAATGCAGATATATTATATGCTGCGATTTTCCGCGATGAGTTCTTTTAA
- the LOC127076297 gene encoding uncharacterized protein LOC127076297 isoform X1 — translation MAIKFILFLTVGAIALLFLLSNSSQNNHHCLHLHSGWEEDDFNHTNKIVCVFPEIDVDPTDNYISVHELTQWKLQHHQTKQLHRSKRDMIFYDKNHDGFVSFAEFEHRLPTSQYTADGDSFGYDKRLLEEQHFNASDTDGDGRLNLAEFHDFLHPADSNNPKLQQWLCREEVWERDTDRDGKVSYIEFVNGLFLSIRSYDEESYGYSYHSDDSKKAYSEFMFSQLDKDGDRYLSAIELLPIIGKVHPSWRYYARKQAEYFVSQAQVGKYGRLNLNEMIENADILYAAIFRDEFF, via the exons ATGGCCATAAAATTCATACTCTTTCTCACCGTCGGAGCAATTGCTTTGCTCTTTCTCCTCTCCAATTCCTCCCAGAACAACCACCACTGCCTCCACCTCCATTCCGGCTGGGAGGAGGATGACTTCAATCACACCAACAAAATCGTCTGCGTCTTCCCAGAAATCGACGTGGACCCCACTGATAACTACATCTCCGTCCACGAACTTACTCAGTGGAAGCTTCAACATCACCAAACTAAGCAATTGCATCGCAGCAAGAGGGACATGATCTTTTACGATAAGAATCACGACGGTTTTGTCTCCTTCGCCGAATTCGAGCACCGTCTTCCCACTTCACAATACACAG CAGATGGTGATTCTTTTGGTTATGATAAGAGACTGTTGGAAGAACAGCATTTTAATGCATCTGATACAGATGGAGATGGTCGTCTAAATTTAGCTGAATTCCATGA TTTTCTTCATCCGGCGGACAGCAACAACCCAAAGCTTCAACAATGGCTGTGCAGGGAGGAAGTCTG GGAACGTGATACCGACAGAGATGGGAAGGTCAGTTATATAGAATTTGTCAATGGGCTCTTTCTTTCCATAAGATCCTATGATGAAGAAAGTTACGGTTATTCATATCATTCTGATGATTCGAAGAAAGCTTATTCTGAATTTATGTTTTCTCAGCTAGACAAAGATGGTGATAG GTATTTGTCAGCTATTGAACTACTACCTATAATTGGGAAAGTCCATCCATCTTGGCGTTATTATGCAAGGAAACAGGCGGAATACTTTGTTTCACAG GCACAAGTTGGCAAATATGGGCGCCTTAATTTGAATGAGATGATTGAGAATGCAGATATATTATATGCTGCGATTTTCCGCGATGAGTTCTTTTAA
- the LOC127138050 gene encoding uncharacterized protein LOC127138050 → MIQERFQQSGETVSRHFHRVLRACLKLSMKCIKPEDPTFHDCHSKIKNDQRYWPFFKNAIGAIDGTHVSCVVNANEQTRYIGRKGYPTQNIMVVCDWNMCFTFVLAGWEGTAHDARVFDQALTNVNLNFPHPPPGKYYLVDSGYPTPIGYIGPYRCERYHLPDFRRSNGFANNNEVFNYYHSSLRCTIERTFGVWKNRFAILRCMPKFKFQTQVQIVVATMTIHNFIRRNAEIDVDFNLYEDENTTIHHDDYHISPNLDQSQVLNVASSLEMDHVRDSIRNKIIEYKLKT, encoded by the exons ATGATTCAAGAAAGGTTTCAACAGTCAGGGGAGACTGTTAGTAGACATTTTCATCGGGTACTTCGTGCTTGTCTTAAGTTGTCTATGAAATGTATTAAACCTGAAGATCCTACATTTCATGATTGtcattcaaaaataaaaaatgatcaaCGTTATTGGCCTTTTTTCAAGAATGCTATAGGAGCAATTGATGGTACTCATGTGTCATGTGTAGTTAATGCCAACGAGCAAACCAGGTATATTGGAAGAAAGGGATATCCTACACAAAATATAATGGTTGTATGTGATTGGAATATGTGTTTCACTTTTGTATTAGCCGGTTGGGAAGGTACTGCCCATGATGCACGTGTTTTTGACCAAGCTCTCACAAATGTGAACCTTAATTTTCCACACCCTCCTCCTG GTAAGTATTATTTGGTAGATTCTGGCTATCCAACACCAATAGGATACATTGGTCCCTACAGATGTGAACGTTATCACCTTCCTGATTTTAGGCGTTCTAACGGGTTCGCAAATAATAATGAAGTATTTAATTATTATCACTCAAGTTTAAGGTGCACAATAGAAAGAACTTTTGGAGTATGGAAGAACAGATTTGCAATTTTGCGTTGTATGCCCAAGTTCAAATTTCAGACGCAGGTTCAAATAGTCGTCGCAACAATGACCATTCACAACTTTATTAGAAGGAATGCAGAAATTGATGTTGATTTTAATCTTTATGAAGATGAAAATACAACCATTCACCATGATGATTACCATATATCGCCTAACTTAGATCAATCACAAGTTTTAAATGTCGCTTCATCATTAGAGATGGATCACGTTCGCGACTCAATTCGCAATAAAATTATAGAGTACAAGTTAAAAACTTAA